AAATTATAGTTAAATAGATACACACAAACGGAAAAAGAACACGGCAAGGCCGTAGCCTTTTAAAGTTTGCCCATAAAAAAGCCGGAGCGTGTTCGAGCACAATCCGGCAGAGATCAGGGCAGGCTTATTCAAATAATTTGCCAACTAAATCAACAAGTAACCCTAACTAATACAAAGGTATGCAATTTTATACTTTTTGCGGCCGGCCTGTGCATAATCGGTCGGTGCAAACAATGCCCGCAGGTGCAACACCTGTAAAAAATAATCCGGGGATGACCCGGGTGCAATCAATGCTCATTCGCATGAAACTGATTACCCTGTTAATGCTTGCCGCCTGTTTGCAGATCAGCGCAGCCGGCTATAGTCAAAACATCAGCCTCTCACAAAAGCAGGTTAGCCTGGAAAGTGTTTTTAAAAACATCGAAAAACAAACCACTTACAATTTCTTTTACAAGCTTGAATTGCTCAGTTCGCTGAACAAGGTCAGCATCGATGTAAAAAACGCTCCATTAACCGAGGTGCTTGATAAAGTGCTGAAAAATCAGCCCGTAACCTACAAAATAGTTGACAACATTATTGTTATTAACGGAAAAGATGCAGGCAGCAGCCAAAGTTTGAAACCCATAACTCTAACCGGCACCGTAAAAGACAGCAAGGGCGCAGCACTGCCCGGCGTTACCATAACCGTTAAAGACGGAAAATCGACAGCGGTAACAGATGGTAACGGCGCCTTTAAAATTATTGTTGATGAGCAGGCCATATTGCAGGTAACCTCGGTAGGTTATAAACGGCAGGAAATAGCTTTAAACGGCCGCACCACGCTTACAATTATACTTGATGACGATGTAAGCCAGCTAAACCAGGTAGTGGTTATAGGCTACGGCAAGCAATCGCGCGAAAAAATTACTGATGCCATCACCACTGTAAAAGGAGCTGAACTGAACCGCTATTCGGGCGCAAGTTTTGCACAGCAGCTTGCCGGCAAGGCGGCAGGTGTGGTAATTAATGATGCCTCGGCCCAGCCGGGAACTGATCCGCAGGTTGTGATCAGGGGGATTGGTACTTTAACCGCAGGCCGCGCACCGCTTATTGTGGTAGATGGTTTTCCGCTATCTGAAGGCAGCAGCTTTAACTCCATTAATCCGCAGGATATTGAAACCCTCGATATCCTGAAAGATCCGGCCTCAGCAGCTATTTATGGTTCGAGGGCGGCTAATGGAGTTATCCTGATCTCCACAAAAAAAGGCAACGGCGATAAGGTAAAAGTTAGTTTAGATGTGTATTCCGGTTTCCAGGAAAGGCATGATAACCTGAAATATGTTAATGCCTACCAGGCCGCCACCTATTTTACCGAAGCGAGGGATTGGGGTTATGTTTCTAAATCGCCTAATACCAGGAGTATTAATGATGACCGCGCTACCAGGGTTTCGAAAGGAGCGTCCCTAAGGGAATTGCGTTTAAATTATCTGCAGCCTTATCTTGATGGTACGCAGGGCTTAACCAACACCAACTGGCTTGATGAAGTTTACAGTAAAGCGCCCATGAGCAGCTATAACCTTTCGGTTTCGGGCTCATCGGGCAAAACCAATTATTACATCTCATCCAACTATTTTAAACAGGATGGTATTGTGATTAATAACGGCCTGGAGCGTTACAGCGGAACAATTAAAGTAGAATCAAAAATATCCAAAGCGTTTACCTATGGCGTTTCGGTAAACCCGTCGTTTAACAAAGAGAAGTATTTTAACAATAATGCCAATAACTCCAACGATGTGGTGAGCGATGTAACTATCAGCTATCCTTTTTTCCCGGCCTATAATGCCGATGGTTCGGTTGCCATCAGCCAGGAAATTAAAGGTAACACACCCGAAGATGGCGCTTTGGGCGAAAGTCCGATAGCTTTGGCTACCAAAATCAAAAATAACCTGAACGATACCCGTCTCTTCGGCAATACTTACCTTGTTTTTGAACCGATAACCGGTTTGAAGTTTAAAACGGTTTTGGGT
The sequence above is a segment of the Mucilaginibacter celer genome. Coding sequences within it:
- a CDS encoding TonB-dependent receptor, which produces MKLITLLMLAACLQISAAGYSQNISLSQKQVSLESVFKNIEKQTTYNFFYKLELLSSLNKVSIDVKNAPLTEVLDKVLKNQPVTYKIVDNIIVINGKDAGSSQSLKPITLTGTVKDSKGAALPGVTITVKDGKSTAVTDGNGAFKIIVDEQAILQVTSVGYKRQEIALNGRTTLTIILDDDVSQLNQVVVIGYGKQSREKITDAITTVKGAELNRYSGASFAQQLAGKAAGVVINDASAQPGTDPQVVIRGIGTLTAGRAPLIVVDGFPLSEGSSFNSINPQDIETLDILKDPASAAIYGSRAANGVILISTKKGNGDKVKVSLDVYSGFQERHDNLKYVNAYQAATYFTEARDWGYVSKSPNTRSINDDRATRVSKGASLRELRLNYLQPYLDGTQGLTNTNWLDEVYSKAPMSSYNLSVSGSSGKTNYYISSNYFKQDGIVINNGLERYSGTIKVESKISKAFTYGVSVNPSFNKEKYFNNNANNSNDVVSDVTISYPFFPAYNADGSVAISQEIKGNTPEDGALGESPIALATKIKNNLNDTRLFGNTYLVFEPITGLKFKTVLGTDIRSNFYDYYRPSDVGGYRAAAPQPASAIETNGHIYNYITENTIDYTKSIGRHDFDILAGYTFQSENGANTVVTGSGIPDDKITNIGGASAYSVTSARYQWTQISYLARLQYAYADKYLLSATIRRDGSSRFGDNNKWGNFPSVTAGYILSKESFFPENKVLTFAKIRASRGSAGNNQIGSYSSKALIGSASANGANDYNYNYVFGSTLSPGFAATTTANNNLTWETKNSTDIGIDLAFFQKFNLVADYYKSTTKNLLLNVPIPEQSGFTNSIQNIGKVENHGFEFELSGNNLNAGPFRIGFNANLATNVNKVLALAPGQTQIIQGPASNFITKVGGPVAAMYGYNITGIYKTQDEINSSPHLAGTLTGDYKVADTNNDGVIDSRDQVSYGTYSPKFSYGFGANIAYKSFEFNVAFNGVYGRKIYDNGLATLDDSGEGFSMPSVYYFENRYHPVDNPGGTYAQPNLGNLSSARRLTRAASIFYYKGDYLRLRNAQLAYNLPEALTSKVKISHIRVYCTANNLFTWTKFRGYNPDATSGNVLTDGLSNANYPVARSFIFGANVTF